A section of the Sedimentisphaera cyanobacteriorum genome encodes:
- a CDS encoding IS30 family transposase: protein MGYRHLNINERESILKMRSEGKNLLEIAIYLGRSKGTISRELNRNMSSTHDYKPHLAQRYYSKRRAASKQPYRLEQNGRLRRRVCSKLEQYHSPEQIAGRLEIDYPDNAQMRVSPLTIYSWVKRDKVDGGVFYKFLRQGRRKRRKKHGSNDKRGRIPNKRSISERPEVVDKRNRFGDWEGDSVSGKGHGSFIATLVERASRYLLSGRMKDKSAQSMNETTRRLFRKIPKSKRQTMTVDNGKEFAQFKEMEKTVGLCCYFADPYSSYQRGTNENTNGLLRQFFPKGTDFKKVSDKELDKVVALINNRPRKCLKYRTPNEVLWSDEKSCASD from the coding sequence ATGGGCTATAGACATCTTAACATTAATGAGCGAGAAAGCATTCTAAAAATGCGATCTGAAGGAAAAAATTTACTGGAAATCGCCATATATCTCGGCAGGAGCAAGGGCACTATCAGCCGTGAGTTGAATCGAAACATGTCCTCAACCCATGATTATAAGCCCCACCTGGCCCAGCGATATTACAGCAAACGCAGGGCCGCATCCAAGCAGCCATATCGGCTTGAACAGAATGGCCGTCTTCGTCGTCGAGTATGCAGTAAACTCGAGCAATATCACTCGCCTGAACAGATAGCAGGCCGTCTTGAAATCGACTATCCAGATAATGCCCAAATGCGTGTAAGCCCTTTGACCATATATAGTTGGGTTAAACGAGACAAGGTTGACGGCGGTGTTTTTTACAAGTTTTTGCGTCAAGGCCGTCGCAAACGACGAAAGAAGCACGGCAGTAATGACAAGCGTGGCCGGATACCGAACAAACGTTCGATCAGTGAGCGTCCGGAGGTTGTTGACAAGCGTAATCGCTTCGGCGATTGGGAGGGTGACAGCGTCAGCGGTAAAGGACACGGTTCATTTATTGCGACACTTGTCGAGCGTGCAAGCCGCTATCTGCTCTCTGGCAGGATGAAAGATAAGAGTGCCCAGAGCATGAATGAAACCACCCGAAGGTTGTTCAGGAAGATACCAAAGTCCAAGCGTCAAACGATGACAGTTGACAATGGCAAGGAGTTTGCCCAGTTTAAAGAGATGGAAAAAACAGTCGGCCTATGCTGCTACTTTGCTGATCCATACAGTTCTTATCAGCGTGGAACTAATGAAAACACAAACGGCCTGCTTCGTCAGTTCTTCCCTAAGGGAACTGATTTTAAGAAAGTTAGTGATAAGGAACTTGACAAAGTTGTCGCCTTAATCAATAATCGACCAAGGAAATGTTTAAAATATCGGACACCAAATGAAGTGCTCTGGAGCGATGAAAAAAGTTGCGCTTCAGATTAA
- a CDS encoding AI-2E family transporter, whose product MEELNKEQSYLVTASLLILASVAIGFVLQYSSSIMIPFTFAVFIVQLVSPILDYQVIKLNVSRKIAIATSMLLVIIILAVICVLLVNTISILLRTANSYTDTYVGFIEKYLWKSDLFGIELDRAQLTSQIRSYIPRIVSGTFGTIMSFLSKFTLVSIFVMFLLIGRNPYVIQKGIYAEIDHQVRKYLIIKTIMSILTGILVWAILSAFNLKLAVVFGTLAFLLNYIPSLGSIIASILPVPVVLAQFSNPWMAAAVIASPAVVEFTIGNVIEPRILGKGLNLHPVTVLFSLTFWGLLWGVPGMFLAAPITAIIRIILMQFETLRPAGMLLAGHLPERINNSEN is encoded by the coding sequence ATGGAGGAACTAAACAAAGAGCAGAGTTATTTAGTTACTGCCTCGCTTCTGATACTTGCTTCAGTAGCGATAGGATTTGTGCTTCAATATTCCAGCTCCATTATGATACCGTTCACTTTTGCGGTGTTTATAGTGCAGCTTGTCTCTCCGATACTGGACTATCAGGTGATCAAACTCAACGTATCCCGTAAAATCGCCATAGCCACTTCGATGCTCTTAGTTATCATAATTCTTGCGGTTATCTGCGTGCTGCTTGTGAATACCATAAGCATCCTTCTGAGAACTGCCAACAGCTATACCGATACATACGTTGGCTTTATTGAAAAATATCTCTGGAAGAGCGATCTTTTCGGCATCGAGCTCGACCGTGCCCAGCTCACATCCCAGATACGAAGCTATATCCCGAGGATCGTTTCAGGGACTTTCGGGACTATTATGAGCTTTCTTTCCAAATTCACACTCGTATCGATATTTGTAATGTTCCTGCTGATAGGGCGTAATCCGTACGTTATCCAGAAGGGCATCTACGCAGAAATCGATCATCAGGTGCGAAAATACCTCATAATAAAGACGATAATGTCTATTCTTACCGGAATTCTTGTATGGGCAATACTCAGCGCATTTAATCTGAAGCTTGCAGTTGTTTTCGGCACACTGGCATTCCTGCTCAATTATATTCCTTCTTTGGGTTCAATTATTGCGAGCATACTGCCTGTGCCTGTGGTTTTGGCTCAATTCAGCAACCCTTGGATGGCTGCTGCGGTAATTGCTTCTCCTGCGGTAGTGGAATTTACGATTGGAAACGTGATAGAGCCCCGAATACTCGGAAAAGGCCTGAATCTGCACCCTGTTACCGTGCTTTTCAGCCTTACATTCTGGGGTCTGCTATGGGGGGTTCCCGGGATGTTCCTGGCAGCACCGATTACTGCAATAATAAGGATCATACTAATGCAGTTTGAAACCCTTCGTCCTGCTGGGATGCTGCTTGCAGGACATCTGCCTGAAAGAATAAACAATTCGGAAAACTGA
- the nadB gene encoding L-aspartate oxidase has product MKIPYFRRYLTNISTRTAKHLFTDVIVVGSGISGLRAALEAAKTCNVTVVSKRSLTKSNTWAAQGGIAAVMKEGDSPEKHTKDTLDAGCGLCRDESVQKVVSETPKLIEELHQWGTEFDLNDSGEIAATLEAGHSASRVAHAFGDSTGKAISQTLLKKSADHPRITLMENFFTIDIVTGENGKCSGIYGLNSRNDLELIWANSVILATGGAGRLYRETTNPSVATSDGLAMAFRAGAELADMEFIQFHPTTLYVAGATRALVSEALRGEGGVLVDSNNYRFMFDYDKRAELAPRDIVSRSIINQIRITNTTHVFLDVRHFEKGFFHRRFPYIFSFLKEFDIDPEKDLIPVRPSAHYMIGGIKTDQNAAAGIPGLYACGECAATGLHGANRLASNSLAEGLVFGRAAGENAAIGLHENGSENEFRRIKYDIEVSDRSMLDTADIRNSLRALMWRNLGISRKDQTLRETIEIIQFWQRYVMDKVFDAAEGWECQNMLTTALLMANSALERKESRGVHFREDFPEPSEKFEKHISVSSDNLL; this is encoded by the coding sequence ATGAAGATACCGTATTTCAGACGATACCTTACAAATATCAGCACACGCACAGCAAAGCACCTGTTTACAGATGTGATTGTAGTGGGCAGCGGGATCTCGGGGCTAAGGGCGGCTCTGGAGGCAGCAAAGACCTGTAATGTTACCGTTGTATCCAAGCGATCGCTCACCAAAAGCAACACTTGGGCGGCGCAAGGCGGAATAGCGGCTGTTATGAAAGAGGGAGACAGCCCGGAAAAGCATACCAAAGACACCCTTGATGCCGGCTGCGGTCTCTGCAGAGATGAGTCTGTGCAGAAAGTTGTATCAGAAACACCGAAGCTGATCGAAGAGCTCCACCAATGGGGCACAGAATTCGACCTGAATGATTCGGGCGAAATCGCTGCCACCCTCGAAGCCGGCCACAGCGCAAGCAGAGTAGCGCATGCTTTTGGAGACTCAACAGGAAAAGCTATCTCTCAGACGCTGCTGAAAAAGTCTGCAGACCATCCGCGTATAACTTTGATGGAGAATTTCTTCACGATCGATATCGTTACAGGCGAAAACGGCAAATGCTCGGGGATATACGGGCTCAACAGCAGAAACGATTTAGAGCTTATATGGGCGAATTCGGTAATCCTCGCAACAGGCGGGGCAGGCCGGCTGTACCGCGAAACAACAAATCCCTCCGTTGCCACGAGCGACGGTCTCGCTATGGCGTTCCGTGCGGGGGCGGAGCTTGCGGATATGGAGTTTATACAGTTCCATCCGACCACGCTTTACGTTGCAGGAGCAACAAGGGCTTTGGTGTCTGAGGCGCTCCGCGGCGAGGGGGGAGTGCTGGTTGATTCGAACAATTACCGCTTTATGTTCGATTACGATAAACGCGCCGAGCTTGCACCGCGTGATATCGTTAGCAGGTCTATAATAAATCAGATACGAATAACCAACACTACCCACGTGTTCCTTGATGTAAGGCATTTTGAAAAGGGCTTTTTCCATCGCCGCTTTCCGTACATTTTCAGCTTTCTCAAAGAATTCGATATCGACCCCGAGAAAGACTTAATCCCCGTGCGTCCGAGCGCTCATTATATGATAGGCGGAATCAAGACAGACCAAAACGCCGCTGCCGGCATCCCCGGGCTGTACGCCTGCGGTGAATGCGCAGCTACAGGACTTCACGGGGCTAACAGGCTCGCAAGCAACTCACTCGCTGAAGGGCTCGTTTTCGGAAGAGCGGCTGGAGAAAATGCCGCAATAGGACTGCACGAAAACGGCTCGGAGAATGAATTCCGAAGAATCAAGTATGACATCGAAGTTTCAGACCGCAGTATGCTCGACACCGCAGATATCCGCAATTCTCTTCGTGCACTTATGTGGAGGAATTTAGGTATTTCAAGAAAAGACCAAACGCTCCGCGAAACGATAGAGATAATCCAGTTTTGGCAGAGATACGTTATGGATAAGGTCTTCGATGCCGCAGAGGGCTGGGAATGCCAGAATATGCTCACAACAGCACTGCTTATGGCCAATTCAGCTCTTGAGAGGAAAGAGAGCAGGGGTGTGCATTTTAGGGAGGATTTTCCGGAACCGTCCGAAAAATTTGAAAAACATATTTCGGTTTCCTCAGATAATTTGTTATAA
- a CDS encoding iron-sulfur cluster-binding protein — protein MTNKNNRSGVFEASVAGSEHFGEKICRLKFVLSGEGADAFKLASPGEFAQFQVEGLALPSNLPEGLEDRAFRQPILRRPFSFLDIYPYGEDMIVEIMCDIIGTGTARLSGLRAGDKVSILGPLGRGFAKPEKGKKVIGIAGGIGIPPVEHFLRQLCRDNPKQECFAFAGARSRADMPIASVQQGKNPENQEYSFCKHFAAATDDGSFGDKGLVTEVFESWFAGAGLSPADCEIAACGPEPMLRAIAQTAHKLGIRAQVSLEKMMACGIGVCQSCIVPVKSQLGREQNKLCCKDGPVFDSREVFAE, from the coding sequence ATGACCAACAAAAATAACCGCTCGGGAGTGTTCGAGGCTTCTGTTGCCGGCAGCGAGCATTTTGGTGAAAAGATATGCAGGCTCAAATTTGTCCTCAGCGGTGAGGGCGCAGATGCATTCAAGCTTGCCTCGCCCGGGGAGTTTGCTCAGTTTCAGGTTGAGGGGCTGGCTCTGCCTTCCAATCTGCCTGAAGGGCTTGAGGACAGGGCATTCCGCCAGCCGATACTCAGAAGGCCTTTCAGTTTTCTGGATATCTATCCGTACGGTGAGGATATGATTGTAGAAATAATGTGCGATATTATCGGCACAGGCACCGCTCGTCTCAGCGGGCTCCGAGCCGGCGATAAGGTGAGCATTCTCGGCCCGCTTGGCAGGGGCTTTGCAAAGCCTGAAAAGGGCAAAAAGGTTATCGGCATAGCGGGCGGGATAGGCATACCGCCTGTGGAGCATTTTTTGCGTCAGTTGTGCAGGGATAATCCCAAGCAGGAATGCTTTGCCTTTGCAGGGGCGAGGTCAAGGGCAGATATGCCCATAGCAAGCGTGCAGCAGGGCAAAAATCCTGAAAACCAAGAATACAGTTTCTGCAAGCATTTTGCCGCTGCCACTGATGACGGGTCTTTCGGCGATAAAGGGCTTGTAACCGAGGTTTTCGAGAGCTGGTTTGCCGGTGCAGGGCTTTCCCCGGCCGATTGCGAGATTGCAGCCTGCGGACCTGAGCCTATGCTTCGGGCAATAGCTCAAACGGCACATAAGCTCGGGATCAGGGCTCAGGTGAGTCTTGAGAAGATGATGGCCTGCGGGATCGGAGTATGCCAGAGCTGCATTGTGCCGGTTAAATCACAGCTTGGCAGAGAGCAGAACAAGCTTTGCTGCAAAGACGGGCCTGTCTTTGACAGCCGCGAGGTGTTTGCAGAATAA
- the der gene encoding ribosome biogenesis GTPase Der: MSLPKIAIVGRPNVGKSSLLNSLAGSMISIVEATPGVTRDRISILLEYEDIYFELVDTGGYGIFDNRELSSDINSQIDRAVKEADLVVFLVDIREGLTPLDEQIARLLRKNGSNVLLAANKADDAGMFSRAVEFMSLGFGEAVCVSAANNLNKSFLLEKITEKVGDISSEKPKDAFMKIAVVGKRNAGKSSFVNAVLGEERMIVSEVEGTTRDAVDVRFIKDGYPVTLIDTAGVRKKGKMSDSIEYYSYTRAEKSIRRADVVLFMIDAVLPSSQVDKKLARMITDYLKPCIFVINKWDKVLEEGYDAEPEDFSDYLTETFPGLRHAPIAFTTATEGRNISSTLDLAKELYKQSTMCLPTSKLNEAMEVIRAQRTGKSDKGVFPKIYYATQVSVQPVSLLIFVNRPDLFDENYKRFMLNRLRDLLPVSEVPIKLMFRQHHSDRRQPGKESRVQGRKR, encoded by the coding sequence ATGTCGCTTCCTAAGATAGCAATAGTCGGAAGGCCGAATGTGGGCAAAAGCTCTCTTTTGAATTCTCTTGCAGGTTCTATGATAAGCATCGTAGAGGCCACCCCGGGAGTAACAAGAGACAGAATAAGCATTCTCCTTGAATACGAAGACATATACTTTGAGCTTGTTGATACCGGCGGATACGGGATATTCGATAATCGCGAGCTAAGCAGTGATATAAATTCCCAGATTGACCGCGCTGTGAAAGAGGCGGATCTTGTGGTGTTTCTCGTTGATATCAGAGAAGGGCTCACGCCTCTCGACGAGCAGATAGCAAGGCTGCTCAGGAAAAACGGTTCGAATGTGCTTCTTGCAGCAAACAAAGCCGATGATGCGGGTATGTTCTCAAGGGCTGTGGAGTTTATGAGTCTCGGTTTCGGCGAGGCTGTTTGCGTATCTGCTGCTAACAATCTCAATAAATCGTTCCTGCTTGAGAAGATCACTGAGAAGGTTGGTGATATTTCCTCCGAGAAGCCCAAGGATGCTTTTATGAAGATTGCCGTTGTCGGCAAGAGGAATGCGGGCAAATCGAGCTTTGTTAATGCGGTTCTAGGGGAGGAGCGGATGATTGTAAGTGAGGTTGAAGGGACAACCCGAGATGCAGTTGACGTTCGCTTCATCAAGGACGGCTATCCAGTAACGCTCATAGATACAGCTGGAGTGCGAAAGAAGGGGAAAATGTCCGACAGCATCGAATACTACAGCTACACCCGTGCGGAGAAATCTATCAGGCGGGCGGATGTAGTGCTGTTTATGATTGATGCGGTATTGCCGTCCTCGCAGGTGGATAAGAAGCTTGCAAGGATGATAACAGATTATTTGAAGCCCTGCATTTTCGTAATAAACAAATGGGACAAGGTTCTTGAAGAGGGCTACGACGCCGAGCCGGAAGACTTTTCCGATTACCTCACTGAAACCTTCCCGGGCCTCAGGCACGCCCCGATTGCCTTTACAACTGCTACCGAAGGCAGAAATATCTCCAGCACCCTCGATCTCGCTAAAGAGCTCTACAAGCAGAGCACTATGTGTCTGCCTACCAGCAAGTTGAATGAGGCTATGGAAGTTATCAGGGCACAAAGAACCGGCAAAAGCGATAAGGGCGTTTTTCCTAAGATATACTATGCAACGCAGGTGTCAGTGCAGCCTGTTTCTCTGCTGATTTTCGTAAACCGCCCGGACCTTTTCGACGAAAACTACAAGAGATTTATGCTTAACCGCCTCAGAGACCTCCTGCCGGTGAGCGAGGTGCCGATAAAGCTGATGTTCAGACAGCACCATTCTGATAGAAGACAGCCGGGGAAGGAAAGTAGAGTTCAAGGCAGGAAAAGGTGA
- a CDS encoding glycosyl hydrolase, translating into MTNSSGEYTKKHYMLGVDWTCNWDIAKNPELPPSIDYTPQRWGRWWPGFANLDGMGATHILGHNEPDGENQADMTVQQSINDYINNIFPNAQQYDLLVGTPAATNYNNSWMQDFYSQAAAQGLTFDFTCIHWYKGPNADSLMNAINYSYSNYGHKKVWITEFNVADWSYPNNYSQEESCTFMCEALWRMGHSDKIERYAIFPWNGSSSASEASPIMVDGKLSPLGKIYANFTDADLEGPCPEVWYNFHNKAFHNRISVESNQVNTAGIYDDSASVDWKFVKTDVDDQFYIVSREENLKLQDRDGDIKLVPLNYYGDKVRWKIVDMDRGWKLLKNVNSGSNLRYTPDQGMHMSSYTGSYLHWFPLRSGEPIEEVSFEAENPSSKDSNTNFDFVSDSNASGGAYMAYNGSSKLAKEDLTSPDAELCFAFNIDTKADVVFKVDADMPAGESDSFFYRIDSGPWVSQYGRTTSGFEAFDIIKFPGLEIGDHKLFIAPKEPGAKIDRIILGTTQGRIWKGTKAQRTVVFEVEKGAVQSSFDVFEVYNDAQASNGSYIMKQGTGSYSPVPSQQTSAKFVFSFNLSNASDVSLEARVNFPGDSDDSFYYNIDGGPWLDQNNNNYHEWMNLKVHTFADLSAGTHELGFYPREDGAAIDRIMLTASEGEISSVMPGRGLGKNGFIGFSDYATFSSNWFDSGCAVFDWCSGCDFDMNGDVQFSDLSVFADLWLEPVPVHKLTFDAGFYDSGRNDADIFSFGQVSQHSEAKVCRSLYFYGNGIVKLNNSKGILGTTPRTCAMWIKPFGRDMQILSWGSKAQGEKWVVRVNDSGNLTIGAGGGYKYGTYNLVDGKWHHIAIVLPKLENPQVSDVVFYVDGQRDQESRISEVSINTSDGIDVTIGGYPESPFFYEGLIDELRIYDTALSEDLIQALAEDN; encoded by the coding sequence TTGACAAATTCCTCCGGTGAATATACAAAAAAACATTATATGCTTGGGGTCGACTGGACATGCAATTGGGATATTGCGAAAAATCCCGAACTGCCCCCTTCAATAGATTATACGCCTCAACGCTGGGGAAGGTGGTGGCCAGGGTTTGCCAATCTAGATGGTATGGGGGCTACTCACATTCTTGGCCATAACGAACCGGATGGTGAAAATCAGGCAGATATGACGGTTCAACAGTCTATAAACGACTACATAAACAATATTTTCCCCAATGCACAGCAATATGACCTTTTAGTAGGAACGCCTGCTGCGACAAACTACAATAATTCTTGGATGCAGGATTTCTATTCTCAAGCTGCCGCACAAGGATTAACCTTTGATTTTACATGTATTCACTGGTACAAAGGTCCCAATGCTGACAGCCTAATGAATGCAATAAACTACAGCTATTCTAATTACGGTCATAAAAAGGTTTGGATTACAGAATTCAATGTTGCAGACTGGTCTTATCCGAATAATTATTCGCAGGAAGAATCTTGTACTTTTATGTGCGAGGCTTTGTGGCGAATGGGACATTCCGATAAAATAGAAAGATATGCAATATTCCCGTGGAACGGTTCATCCTCAGCCTCAGAGGCTTCCCCTATAATGGTAGATGGCAAATTAAGCCCTTTAGGTAAAATTTATGCAAATTTTACTGATGCAGACCTTGAAGGACCTTGTCCTGAAGTTTGGTACAATTTCCATAATAAAGCCTTTCATAACAGAATCTCGGTAGAGTCAAATCAGGTAAACACCGCAGGTATCTATGATGATTCAGCATCCGTTGACTGGAAGTTTGTTAAGACAGATGTTGACGACCAGTTCTATATTGTAAGCAGAGAGGAAAATCTTAAGCTTCAGGATAGGGATGGCGATATAAAGCTTGTTCCATTAAACTATTATGGGGATAAAGTTAGGTGGAAAATTGTGGATATGGATAGAGGCTGGAAGCTCTTGAAAAACGTTAATTCGGGCAGCAACCTGAGATATACCCCTGACCAAGGAATGCATATGAGCAGCTATACCGGTTCTTATCTGCACTGGTTCCCGCTTCGTTCTGGTGAACCGATTGAGGAAGTTAGCTTTGAGGCCGAGAATCCCAGCTCCAAAGATTCTAATACAAATTTTGATTTTGTTTCAGATTCAAATGCGTCCGGCGGGGCATATATGGCTTATAACGGTTCATCAAAGCTCGCCAAGGAAGACCTTACATCGCCCGATGCAGAGCTTTGCTTTGCGTTTAATATAGATACCAAGGCTGATGTGGTTTTCAAGGTTGATGCAGATATGCCGGCCGGTGAAAGCGATTCGTTTTTTTACAGAATAGACAGTGGGCCTTGGGTTTCGCAGTACGGAAGAACAACCTCCGGTTTTGAGGCGTTTGATATTATTAAATTTCCCGGCCTTGAAATTGGAGACCATAAGCTTTTTATAGCTCCCAAAGAGCCCGGGGCAAAGATTGACAGGATTATATTAGGTACAACTCAGGGGAGAATCTGGAAAGGTACTAAAGCCCAAAGAACTGTTGTTTTTGAAGTTGAAAAAGGGGCAGTTCAAAGTTCATTTGATGTTTTTGAGGTTTACAATGATGCGCAGGCTTCAAATGGCAGCTATATTATGAAACAGGGAACAGGTTCTTACAGCCCTGTCCCGTCACAGCAAACTTCCGCTAAGTTTGTTTTCAGCTTTAACCTCAGCAATGCCTCTGATGTATCCCTTGAAGCGAGGGTGAATTTCCCTGGAGACTCCGATGATTCTTTCTATTACAATATAGATGGCGGGCCATGGCTTGACCAAAATAACAACAATTATCACGAATGGATGAATTTGAAAGTTCATACGTTTGCCGATTTATCTGCTGGAACTCACGAACTTGGTTTTTATCCCCGAGAAGATGGGGCAGCTATAGACAGGATTATGCTCACTGCATCAGAAGGAGAAATCAGTTCTGTTATGCCAGGGCGTGGGTTAGGTAAAAACGGCTTTATTGGGTTTTCTGATTATGCAACTTTCAGCTCTAATTGGTTCGACAGCGGGTGTGCAGTTTTTGATTGGTGCAGCGGGTGCGATTTTGATATGAATGGCGATGTGCAGTTTTCAGACTTATCCGTTTTTGCTGATTTATGGCTTGAACCTGTTCCGGTTCACAAGCTGACCTTTGATGCCGGCTTTTACGACAGCGGAAGAAATGATGCTGACATTTTCTCGTTTGGTCAGGTTTCTCAACATTCAGAAGCCAAAGTATGCAGGTCTTTATATTTCTATGGTAACGGCATTGTGAAACTGAATAACTCCAAAGGAATTCTTGGCACGACACCAAGGACGTGTGCTATGTGGATCAAGCCTTTTGGGAGGGATATGCAGATTTTGTCTTGGGGCTCTAAGGCACAGGGTGAAAAGTGGGTTGTCAGGGTTAATGATTCGGGCAATCTGACAATTGGTGCTGGCGGCGGATATAAATACGGAACTTACAATTTGGTTGACGGCAAGTGGCACCATATTGCAATTGTTCTTCCCAAGCTCGAAAACCCGCAGGTCAGCGATGTTGTGTTTTATGTTGATGGTCAGAGAGACCAAGAGTCGAGAATATCTGAGGTTTCGATTAACACTTCTGATGGTATAGATGTAACAATTGGGGGGTATCCTGAGTCTCCGTTTTTTTATGAAGGTTTGATTGATGAACTTAGAATATACGATACTGCTCTTTCTGAGGATTTGATTCAAGCGTTAGCTGAAGATAACTGA
- a CDS encoding dihydroorotate dehydrogenase, with protein MSIVNEKIEFAGLNLKNPVFTASGTCGYIDELDDYLDVNQLGGWITKSITLKPRLGNPAPRVVETNGGMLNAIGLANIGLEEFIAEKLPIIRQKNTAVFVNLAGQKIDEYVEVASRLSGQDGISGFELNISCPNVKQGGISFGTDPAQIKKITSEVKPACGGKPLMVKLTPSVTDISKTAEAAVLGGADALSLVNTFTAMVIDVHTRTPVLANRTGGLSGPAIKPMAVYLVSRVYQDVAKDAGIPIMGLGGIRNGLDAAEFMIAGASTVCIGTATFARPDAAVKVSDGLRRFCESEGIKKISELTGSLN; from the coding sequence ATGTCGATAGTGAATGAAAAAATTGAATTTGCAGGGCTGAATCTGAAAAATCCGGTGTTTACCGCTTCAGGAACCTGCGGATATATAGACGAGCTTGATGATTATCTCGATGTCAATCAGCTTGGCGGCTGGATAACAAAAAGCATTACGCTCAAGCCCCGCTTGGGGAATCCCGCTCCGCGTGTTGTAGAAACTAACGGCGGAATGCTCAATGCGATAGGGCTTGCCAATATCGGGCTGGAGGAATTTATTGCCGAGAAGCTCCCGATTATAAGGCAGAAGAATACTGCTGTTTTTGTTAATCTCGCCGGCCAGAAAATTGATGAGTATGTGGAGGTGGCATCAAGGCTTTCCGGGCAAGATGGCATATCGGGATTTGAGCTCAATATAAGCTGCCCGAATGTAAAACAGGGCGGTATATCCTTCGGCACAGACCCAGCCCAGATAAAAAAGATTACAAGTGAGGTTAAACCGGCCTGCGGAGGCAAGCCGCTTATGGTAAAGCTAACCCCGTCTGTAACTGATATCAGCAAAACAGCAGAGGCTGCCGTGCTTGGCGGGGCGGATGCCTTGAGCCTTGTAAACACGTTCACGGCAATGGTTATTGATGTTCACACCAGAACCCCCGTTCTGGCAAATCGTACCGGCGGGCTTTCCGGACCGGCGATAAAGCCTATGGCTGTTTATCTTGTAAGCAGGGTTTATCAGGATGTGGCTAAGGATGCGGGCATTCCGATTATGGGGCTCGGGGGGATAAGAAACGGTTTGGATGCCGCTGAATTTATGATTGCCGGCGCATCGACGGTGTGCATAGGAACAGCAACTTTCGCAAGACCTGACGCTGCTGTTAAAGTTTCAGATGGATTAAGGCGGTTTTGCGAATCTGAGGGAATAAAAAAAATAAGCGAGCTTACCGGCTCACTTAATTGA